A single genomic interval of Nocardioides nitrophenolicus harbors:
- a CDS encoding alpha/beta hydrolase translates to MSIRNAAEARLLSTLMGLPARAQRLITGPALVLDGQTLAPDLQVMLTLQRLARKGDLAGTGVAEGRAALRENAVLVGGRQPIGSVRDLAVGDLPGRLYQPSRRAGSGLLVFFHGGGFLYGDLVSHDAPCRLLAEESGVRVLAVEYRVGPEAAFPAAFDDAEATLRWVHEHAAELDVDPERIGVAGDSAGGNLAAWTAIAAARAGLPLAFQLLVYPCTDADRSTESLRLFGEGLYLTAESIATFNDSYLPRPEDRADERMNLLDIDLPAGLAPAFVATAGFDPLRDEGEDYARRMVDAGAEVELKRYVDQIHGFLNILGVGRSSRAAVREIAGRLRTALT, encoded by the coding sequence GTGAGCATCCGGAACGCGGCCGAGGCGCGCCTGCTGTCGACCTTGATGGGACTGCCCGCGCGGGCACAGCGGCTGATCACCGGCCCGGCGCTGGTGCTCGACGGGCAGACGCTGGCCCCCGACCTGCAGGTGATGCTGACCCTGCAGCGCCTGGCCCGCAAGGGCGACCTCGCCGGGACCGGTGTCGCCGAGGGGCGGGCCGCGCTGCGGGAGAACGCCGTACTCGTGGGCGGGCGCCAGCCGATCGGCAGCGTGCGCGACCTCGCGGTGGGTGACCTGCCGGGGCGGCTCTACCAGCCGTCGCGGCGCGCCGGGTCCGGACTGCTGGTGTTCTTCCACGGCGGCGGCTTCCTCTACGGCGACCTCGTCTCCCACGACGCGCCTTGCCGGCTGCTCGCGGAGGAGTCGGGCGTGCGGGTGCTCGCGGTGGAGTACCGGGTCGGTCCCGAGGCTGCGTTCCCCGCCGCCTTCGACGACGCGGAGGCCACGCTGCGCTGGGTGCACGAGCACGCCGCCGAGCTCGACGTCGACCCCGAGCGGATCGGCGTCGCCGGCGACTCCGCCGGCGGCAACCTCGCCGCCTGGACCGCGATCGCCGCCGCCCGGGCCGGCCTCCCGCTCGCCTTCCAGCTGCTCGTCTACCCGTGCACCGACGCCGACCGCTCGACCGAGAGCCTGCGGCTGTTCGGCGAGGGGCTCTATCTCACCGCCGAGTCGATCGCCACGTTCAACGACAGCTACCTGCCTCGGCCCGAGGACCGGGCCGACGAGCGGATGAACCTGCTCGACATCGACCTGCCCGCCGGCCTCGCTCCCGCCTTCGTCGCCACCGCGGGCTTCGACCCGCTGCGCGACGAGGGTGAGGACTACGCACGCCGGATGGTGGACGCCGGCGCCGAGGTCGAGCTCAAGCGCTATGTCGACCAGATCCACGGCTTCTTGAACATCCTCGGCGTGGGCCGCTCCAGCCGGGCCGCGGTGCGGGAGATCGCCGGCCGGCTCCGCACCGCCCTCACCTGA
- a CDS encoding FMN-binding glutamate synthase family protein: MKPIHAVGGAVVALGALAARDLVQKRHALQRNFPVIGHARYWLETVGPELRQYIVTSNEEERPFSRDQRTWIYASSKEENSYFGFGTDVDVEHVQGHAYIKQRTFADRLPSDQDANWTLPAAKVLGGPRGRAKAFRPGSVVNVSAMSFGSLSSNAITALNKGAAAAGCLHNTGEGAISPYHRNGADLVVQIGTAYFGCRDEKGSFSLPRLKEMIASAPVKAIEIKLSQGAKPGLGGLLPAAKVTAEIAEIRGIPEGRDCASPSRHTAFHDVDSMLDFVELLAAETGLPVGIKSAVGAMDFWEELARLMSPGERGVDFITVDGGEGGTGAAPLIFADSVALPYRMGFSRVYGTFAELGLTDDITFIGSAKLGLPDNAIVAFALGADLINVAREAMLSIGCIQAQKCHTDHCPTGVATQNPWLVRGLDPVSKAERCAVYLRTLRKELTRVSAAVGVAHPGLITCGDVDIFNGDYDARSLASVYGYKDGWGELGPELREQVQRLMHTADHFDEQGRTS, translated from the coding sequence ATGAAGCCGATCCACGCCGTGGGTGGGGCAGTCGTGGCGCTCGGAGCGCTCGCCGCTCGCGATCTCGTCCAGAAGCGGCACGCGCTGCAGCGCAACTTCCCGGTGATCGGGCACGCCCGGTACTGGCTGGAGACGGTCGGGCCGGAGCTGCGGCAGTACATCGTGACCAGCAACGAGGAGGAGCGGCCGTTCAGCCGCGACCAACGGACCTGGATCTATGCCTCCAGCAAGGAGGAGAACAGCTACTTCGGGTTCGGCACGGACGTCGACGTCGAGCACGTCCAGGGCCACGCCTACATCAAGCAGCGCACCTTCGCCGACCGGCTGCCGAGCGACCAGGACGCCAACTGGACGCTGCCCGCGGCCAAGGTGCTCGGCGGTCCGCGCGGCCGGGCGAAGGCGTTCCGGCCCGGGTCGGTCGTCAACGTGTCGGCGATGAGCTTCGGCTCGCTCTCCTCCAACGCGATCACCGCGCTCAACAAGGGTGCCGCCGCGGCGGGCTGCCTCCACAACACGGGCGAGGGCGCGATCTCGCCGTACCACCGCAACGGGGCCGACCTGGTCGTCCAGATCGGTACGGCGTACTTCGGCTGCCGGGACGAGAAGGGCTCCTTCTCGCTGCCGCGGCTCAAGGAGATGATCGCCTCGGCGCCGGTCAAGGCGATCGAGATCAAGCTCAGCCAGGGCGCCAAGCCCGGTCTGGGCGGGCTGCTGCCGGCGGCGAAGGTGACCGCGGAGATCGCCGAGATCCGTGGCATTCCGGAAGGCAGGGACTGCGCGTCGCCGTCGCGCCACACCGCCTTCCACGACGTCGACTCGATGCTCGACTTCGTCGAGCTGCTCGCGGCCGAGACCGGGCTGCCGGTCGGCATCAAGTCCGCGGTCGGCGCGATGGACTTCTGGGAGGAGCTGGCCCGGCTGATGTCGCCGGGGGAGCGCGGGGTCGACTTCATCACCGTCGACGGCGGGGAGGGCGGCACGGGCGCCGCGCCGCTGATCTTCGCCGACTCGGTCGCGCTGCCGTACCGGATGGGCTTCTCCCGGGTCTACGGCACCTTCGCCGAGCTGGGGCTGACCGACGACATCACGTTCATCGGCTCGGCCAAGCTGGGCCTGCCCGACAACGCGATCGTCGCGTTCGCGCTCGGCGCCGACCTGATCAACGTGGCCCGCGAGGCGATGCTCTCGATCGGCTGCATCCAGGCCCAGAAGTGCCACACCGACCACTGCCCGACCGGCGTCGCCACCCAGAACCCGTGGCTGGTCCGCGGTCTCGACCCGGTGTCGAAGGCCGAGCGCTGCGCGGTCTACCTGCGCACCCTGCGCAAGGAGCTGACCCGGGTCTCGGCGGCGGTCGGCGTCGCGCACCCGGGCCTGATCACCTGTGGCGACGTCGACATCTTCAACGGCGACTACGACGCCCGCTCGCTCGCCTCGGTCTACGGCTACAAGGACGGCTGGGGCGAGCTCGGACCGGAGCTGCGCGAGCAGGTGCAGCGGCTGATGCACACCGCCGACCACTTCGACGAGCAGGGCCGAACGTCCTGA
- a CDS encoding inorganic phosphate transporter codes for MTLTLAIVIAVVVIALAFDYTNGFHDAANAIATSVSTRALTPRIALTLAALMNFIGALLGQEVAKTVADVITIEDANGQLQVGVHHGLVIVMAGLLGAIIWNLITWYFGLPSSSSHALIGGLVGAAIAGGVSVKWDTIVQKVLIPMVISPLFGFCAAFVVMTAILWIFRKGNPHRINRGFRGMQTISAAALALGHGLQDAQKTMGVILLTLVIAYPASYDIETLPIWVVLAAAGAISAGTYAGGWRIMRTLGRKIIHLDPPRGFAAESVGAGVLYTTAFVFHAPISTTHTITSAVMGAGATKRFSAVRWGMARTILVAWVSTFPAAALAAWGCYEILHLILL; via the coding sequence GTGACTCTCACCCTGGCGATCGTGATCGCCGTGGTCGTCATCGCCCTGGCGTTCGACTACACCAACGGCTTCCACGACGCGGCCAACGCGATCGCGACCTCGGTCTCGACGCGTGCCCTCACGCCGCGGATCGCGCTCACCCTGGCGGCGCTGATGAACTTCATCGGCGCCCTGCTCGGGCAGGAGGTCGCCAAGACCGTCGCCGACGTGATCACCATCGAGGACGCCAACGGCCAACTGCAGGTGGGCGTGCACCACGGCCTGGTGATCGTGATGGCCGGCCTGCTCGGCGCGATCATCTGGAACCTGATCACCTGGTACTTCGGCCTGCCGTCGTCGTCCTCGCATGCCCTCATCGGCGGGCTGGTCGGCGCCGCGATCGCGGGTGGCGTCAGCGTCAAGTGGGACACCATCGTGCAGAAGGTGCTGATCCCGATGGTGATCTCGCCGCTGTTCGGCTTCTGCGCCGCTTTCGTCGTGATGACGGCGATCCTGTGGATCTTCCGCAAGGGCAACCCGCACCGGATCAACCGCGGCTTCCGCGGCATGCAGACCATCTCCGCCGCCGCCCTCGCGCTCGGCCACGGCCTGCAGGACGCGCAGAAGACGATGGGCGTCATCCTGCTCACGCTGGTCATCGCCTATCCCGCGAGCTACGACATCGAGACGCTGCCGATCTGGGTCGTGCTCGCCGCCGCGGGCGCCATCTCCGCGGGCACGTACGCCGGCGGCTGGCGGATCATGCGCACCCTGGGCCGCAAGATCATCCACCTCGACCCGCCGCGGGGCTTCGCCGCCGAGTCGGTGGGCGCGGGCGTGCTCTACACGACGGCGTTCGTCTTCCACGCCCCGATCTCGACCACCCACACCATCACCTCGGCCGTGATGGGCGCCGGCGCGACCAAGCGCTTCTCGGCGGTGCGCTGGGGCATGGCCCGCACCATCCTGGTCGCCTGGGTCTCGACCTTCCCCGCGGCCGCCCTCGCGGCCTGGGGCTGCTACGAGATCCTGCACCTCATTCTGCTGTGA
- a CDS encoding MoaD/ThiS family protein, whose amino-acid sequence MSETQVIRVRYWAAARAAAGIAEEEVAVAGPVSLADLRAEVMGRHPGTRLSEVVGVCSVLVGERPVSSSDPAAVVVEPGETVEFLPPFAGG is encoded by the coding sequence GTGAGTGAGACGCAGGTCATCCGGGTGCGCTACTGGGCGGCCGCCCGCGCGGCCGCCGGCATCGCGGAGGAGGAGGTCGCCGTCGCCGGTCCGGTGAGCCTCGCCGACCTCCGCGCGGAGGTGATGGGCCGCCATCCCGGGACCCGGCTGTCCGAGGTGGTCGGGGTCTGCTCGGTCCTCGTCGGGGAGCGCCCGGTGTCCTCCTCGGACCCGGCCGCGGTCGTCGTCGAGCCGGGGGAGACCGTCGAGTTCCTGCCGCCGTTCGCGGGGGGCTGA
- the mshD gene encoding mycothiol synthase, with protein MNAELPLLTDAPALDAIGRVRDASREHDGTDPVDEAVALRLKHHGLAGAGAWVSDQGFALRHDGELDLAVAPSARGHGLGASLGALAVAEPGPLTAWSHGDHPAAAALARRWGFARTRELWVMRRPSAVPLPSVTLPDGVRIRDYGDSDAEALLAVNAAAFAHHPEQGGLDAAGLAERMAEPWFDPAGLLLAVDDAGDLLGFHWTKQHDASLGEVYVVGVSPTAQGRGLGRVLTIAGLQHLAARGVAEVLLYVESDNTPARRLYEDLGFQHAAADTHVQYQRAEVARNPLTPE; from the coding sequence GTGAACGCGGAGCTCCCCCTGCTGACCGACGCCCCCGCCCTCGACGCGATCGGGCGGGTCCGCGACGCCAGCCGGGAGCACGACGGCACCGACCCCGTCGACGAGGCGGTCGCCCTCCGGCTCAAGCACCACGGGCTCGCCGGCGCCGGCGCCTGGGTGAGCGACCAGGGCTTCGCGCTGCGTCACGACGGCGAGCTCGACCTGGCCGTCGCGCCCTCAGCGCGTGGGCACGGACTGGGCGCCTCGCTCGGCGCCCTGGCCGTCGCCGAGCCGGGTCCGCTCACCGCCTGGTCCCACGGCGACCACCCCGCCGCCGCGGCGCTCGCCCGCCGCTGGGGTTTCGCCCGTACCCGCGAGCTGTGGGTGATGCGCCGGCCGAGCGCCGTACCGCTGCCGTCCGTGACGCTGCCCGACGGCGTACGGATCCGCGACTACGGCGACTCCGACGCCGAGGCGCTGCTCGCCGTGAACGCGGCCGCCTTCGCCCACCATCCGGAGCAGGGCGGGCTGGACGCCGCCGGGCTGGCGGAGCGGATGGCGGAGCCCTGGTTCGACCCGGCCGGGCTGCTGCTCGCCGTCGACGACGCCGGCGATCTGCTGGGCTTCCACTGGACCAAGCAGCACGACGCCTCCCTGGGCGAGGTGTACGTCGTCGGCGTCTCGCCCACCGCCCAGGGCCGTGGGCTGGGCCGCGTGCTCACCATCGCGGGCCTACAGCATCTCGCGGCGCGTGGCGTGGCCGAGGTGCTGCTCTACGTGGAGTCCGACAACACCCCCGCCCGGCGGCTGTACGAGGATCTCGGCTTCCAGCACGCGGCGGCCGACACCCATGTCCAGTACCAGCGGGCGGAAGTCGCCCGTAACCCCCTGACTCCTGAGTAG
- a CDS encoding RNA degradosome polyphosphate kinase, which produces MSTEQQPTSLLPDAESPETGTLVAVSEEDPGYVPDPALVAAIESVDNRFVDRELSWLRFNERVLELAEDESLPLLERARFLAIFTSNLDEFFMVRVAGLKRRIATGLAVRAASGLMPLEVLEAIWRRTAELSQRHARVFHDEVVPALGAEGIDLVRWADLDRDEQKECKRLFKDRIFPVLTPLAVDPAHPFPYISGLSLNLAVVLRNPKSGKELFARVKVPSNFDRFVSLGNARFVPLEDVIGAHLRRLFPGMEVLEAHTFRVTRNEDLEVEEDDAENLLAALEKELLRRKFGPPVRLEVEESIAPSVLELLVSELGISDNEVFRLPGPLDLRGLHSIADLPREDLKYPSFVPSTHTRLADFESAAPVDVFKALRRRDVLLHHPYDSFATSVQRFIEQAAADPHVLAIKQTLYRTSGDSPIIDALIDAAEAGKQVLVLVEIKARFDEQANIRWARKLEQAGCHVVYGLVGLKTHCKLAMVVRDEPEGIRRYTHIGTGNYNPKTSRMYEDLGLLTTNEVIGEDVAHLFNNLSGWSRKATYEDLLVAPDSVRAGLIDQIHREIDHAKAGRPAGIRFKANSVVDEETIDALYLASCEGVPVELLVRGICALRPGVAGLSENIKVRSILGRFLEHSRVFSFEGGGEPVTWIGSADLMHRNLDRRVEVLVRLPAASRDDVRRLLDLAFAPTTQAWELGADGEWKRNAGTVHLQETLIEQQRKRRTSD; this is translated from the coding sequence ATGTCGACCGAGCAGCAGCCGACGTCCCTCCTCCCGGACGCCGAGAGCCCCGAGACCGGTACTCTCGTCGCCGTGTCCGAGGAGGATCCGGGCTACGTCCCCGACCCGGCGCTGGTCGCGGCGATCGAGTCGGTCGACAACCGCTTCGTCGACCGCGAGCTGTCGTGGTTGCGGTTCAACGAGCGGGTGCTGGAGCTGGCCGAGGACGAGTCCCTGCCGCTGCTCGAACGGGCCCGGTTCCTGGCGATCTTCACCAGCAACCTCGACGAGTTCTTCATGGTCCGGGTGGCCGGCCTCAAGCGCCGGATCGCGACCGGACTGGCGGTGCGGGCGGCGAGCGGCCTGATGCCGCTGGAGGTGCTGGAGGCGATCTGGCGTCGTACGGCGGAGCTGAGCCAGCGTCACGCGCGGGTCTTCCACGACGAGGTGGTGCCGGCGCTGGGCGCGGAGGGGATCGACCTGGTCCGCTGGGCCGACCTGGACCGCGACGAGCAGAAGGAGTGCAAGCGGCTGTTCAAGGACCGGATCTTCCCGGTGCTGACCCCGCTGGCCGTCGACCCGGCCCACCCCTTCCCCTACATCTCCGGCCTCTCGCTCAACCTCGCGGTCGTGCTGCGCAACCCGAAGTCGGGCAAGGAGCTGTTCGCCCGGGTGAAGGTGCCGTCGAACTTCGACCGCTTCGTCTCGCTCGGCAACGCCCGGTTCGTGCCGCTGGAGGATGTCATCGGCGCCCACCTGCGCCGGCTCTTCCCCGGGATGGAGGTGCTCGAGGCGCACACCTTCCGGGTCACCCGCAACGAGGACCTCGAGGTCGAGGAGGACGACGCCGAGAACCTGCTCGCCGCGCTCGAGAAGGAGCTGCTGCGGCGCAAGTTCGGCCCGCCGGTGCGCCTGGAGGTGGAGGAGTCGATCGCGCCGTCGGTGCTCGAGCTGCTGGTCTCCGAGCTCGGGATCAGCGACAACGAGGTGTTCCGGCTGCCGGGGCCGCTCGACCTGCGCGGCCTGCACTCGATCGCCGATCTGCCCCGCGAGGACCTGAAGTACCCCTCCTTCGTGCCGAGCACCCACACCCGGCTGGCCGACTTCGAGTCGGCCGCGCCGGTCGACGTGTTCAAGGCGCTGCGTCGCCGCGACGTGCTCCTGCACCACCCCTACGACTCCTTCGCCACGTCGGTGCAGCGCTTCATCGAGCAGGCCGCGGCCGACCCGCACGTGCTGGCCATCAAGCAGACGCTCTACCGCACCTCCGGCGACTCCCCGATCATCGACGCCCTCATCGACGCCGCCGAGGCCGGCAAGCAGGTGCTGGTCCTGGTCGAGATCAAGGCCCGGTTCGACGAGCAGGCCAACATCCGCTGGGCGCGCAAGCTGGAGCAGGCCGGCTGCCATGTCGTCTACGGCCTGGTCGGGCTCAAGACCCACTGCAAGCTGGCGATGGTGGTGCGCGACGAGCCGGAGGGCATTCGCCGCTACACCCACATCGGCACGGGCAACTACAACCCGAAGACCTCGCGGATGTACGAGGACCTCGGCCTGCTCACGACCAACGAGGTGATCGGCGAGGACGTCGCCCACCTGTTCAACAACCTCTCCGGCTGGTCGCGCAAGGCGACCTACGAGGACCTGCTCGTCGCCCCCGACTCGGTGCGCGCCGGCCTGATCGACCAGATCCACCGCGAGATCGACCACGCCAAGGCCGGCCGCCCGGCGGGCATCCGGTTCAAGGCGAACTCGGTCGTCGACGAGGAGACCATCGACGCGCTCTACCTCGCCTCGTGTGAGGGCGTGCCGGTCGAGCTGCTCGTGCGCGGGATCTGCGCGCTGCGCCCCGGGGTCGCCGGGCTGAGCGAGAACATCAAGGTCCGCTCCATCCTCGGCCGCTTCCTCGAGCACAGCCGGGTGTTCTCCTTCGAGGGCGGCGGCGAGCCGGTCACCTGGATCGGCTCGGCCGACCTCATGCATCGCAACCTCGACCGCCGGGTCGAGGTCCTGGTCCGCCTGCCCGCCGCCAGTCGCGACGACGTACGACGCCTGCTCGACCTCGCGTTCGCCCCGACCACCCAGGCGTGGGAGCTGGGCGCCGACGGCGAGTGGAAGCGCAACGCCGGCACGGTCCACCTCCAGGAGACCCTGATCGAGCAGCAGCGGAAGCGGCGTACGAGCGACTGA
- a CDS encoding DUF47 domain-containing protein, whose protein sequence is MGLRLRPVDTSFYDLFTQSAQHLVGGAELLAEMLSESSDKNDVAERMRAAEHAADETTHEIVKKVNSTFVTPFDREDIYALGSGLDDVMDMMDEAVDLILLYEVQVALPAELSEQVEVLQRCAELTAAAMPRLQSMQSLDDYWIEINRLENAGDRNHRRTLAKLFSGEYPTLEVLKLKDIVESLEGAIDAFERVANTVEQIAVKEG, encoded by the coding sequence GTGGGTCTGCGTCTGCGTCCGGTCGATACCTCCTTCTACGACCTCTTCACCCAGTCCGCCCAGCACCTCGTGGGCGGCGCCGAGCTCCTCGCCGAGATGCTGTCGGAGTCCTCGGACAAGAACGACGTGGCCGAACGGATGCGTGCCGCCGAGCATGCCGCCGACGAGACCACCCACGAGATCGTCAAGAAGGTCAACAGCACCTTCGTGACGCCGTTCGACCGCGAGGACATCTACGCCCTCGGCTCGGGCCTCGACGACGTCATGGACATGATGGACGAGGCGGTCGACCTGATCCTCCTCTACGAGGTCCAGGTCGCGCTGCCCGCGGAGCTCTCCGAGCAGGTCGAGGTCCTCCAGCGCTGCGCCGAGCTGACCGCGGCGGCCATGCCGAGGCTGCAGTCGATGCAGTCTCTCGACGACTACTGGATCGAGATCAACCGGCTCGAGAACGCCGGCGACCGTAACCACCGGCGCACCCTCGCCAAGCTGTTCTCCGGCGAGTACCCCACCCTCGAGGTGCTCAAGCTCAAGGACATCGTCGAGTCCCTCGAGGGCGCCATCGACGCCTTCGAGCGGGTCGCGAACACGGTGGAGCAGATCGCCGTCAAGGAAGGCTGA
- a CDS encoding response regulator transcription factor, giving the protein MSTLLLLTSALQPSAEVLPGLALLGHQVRILPAEGSALLDAPDADLLLVDGRQDLAGARDLCRLIRTTGTDVPVLLIATEGGLAVVNHDWGMDDVVLHTCGPAELEARIRLAIGRLTAARDAADPDAHLIRSGEVVVDEATYTAKVGGRTLDLTFKEFELLKFLAQHPGRVFSRQQLLQEVWGYDYFGGTRTVDVHVRRLRAKLGPENETLIGTVRNVGYRFVLPSKESAAEADAATVAERDQQDA; this is encoded by the coding sequence GTGAGCACTCTCCTTCTGCTGACCAGCGCGCTGCAACCCTCGGCCGAGGTGCTGCCCGGTCTCGCGCTGCTGGGCCATCAGGTGAGGATCCTCCCCGCCGAGGGCAGCGCGCTGCTCGACGCGCCCGACGCGGACCTGCTGCTGGTCGACGGTCGCCAGGACCTCGCCGGTGCCCGCGACCTGTGCCGGCTGATCCGCACGACCGGGACCGACGTCCCGGTCCTGCTCATCGCGACCGAGGGCGGCCTGGCCGTGGTCAACCACGACTGGGGCATGGACGACGTCGTGCTCCACACCTGCGGCCCGGCCGAGCTCGAGGCCCGGATCCGGCTCGCGATCGGCCGGCTCACCGCGGCCCGCGACGCCGCCGACCCCGACGCCCACCTGATCCGCTCCGGCGAGGTCGTGGTCGACGAGGCGACGTACACCGCCAAGGTCGGCGGGCGCACCCTCGACCTGACGTTCAAGGAGTTCGAGCTCCTCAAGTTCCTGGCCCAGCACCCCGGCCGGGTGTTCAGCCGCCAGCAGCTGCTGCAGGAGGTCTGGGGCTACGACTACTTCGGCGGCACCCGCACCGTCGACGTTCACGTCCGGCGGCTGCGCGCCAAGCTCGGCCCCGAGAACGAGACGCTGATCGGGACCGTGCGCAATGTCGGCTACCGGTTCGTGCTTCCGTCGAAGGAGTCCGCCGCGGAGGCGGACGCCGCCACCGTGGCGGAGCGGGACCAGCAGGACGCCTGA
- a CDS encoding response regulator transcription factor codes for MRDDGRRDARRQSVRAYLHRWVESSGAQLLVVDPSDDGGALAEAMAGRGVHVTWVGSTLDGLVEFGRTDPHAVVVAPSAPGIPAEEFVGVIRQHGSPYVIAAACAGDEAGADRVGPLMLAGASAVAVRPYAPQHLWDLLTHAPRSLAEHARLEFGPVALDATAYSVRVDGERIADLPLKEFELLRALLLAAPGVVTDDELRDALWGTDGKRPGGNTIAMHVTRLRSRLGSAVDVRRIRGRGYCLTAE; via the coding sequence ATGCGGGACGACGGGCGCCGCGATGCCCGTCGCCAGTCCGTGCGCGCCTACCTGCACCGCTGGGTCGAGTCCTCGGGAGCACAGCTCCTGGTGGTCGACCCCAGCGACGACGGCGGCGCGCTCGCGGAGGCGATGGCGGGCCGCGGGGTCCACGTGACCTGGGTCGGCTCGACCCTCGACGGCCTGGTCGAGTTCGGGCGCACCGACCCCCACGCCGTGGTGGTGGCGCCGAGCGCCCCGGGGATCCCGGCGGAGGAGTTCGTCGGCGTGATCCGCCAGCACGGCTCGCCGTACGTCATCGCGGCGGCGTGCGCCGGCGACGAGGCGGGAGCCGACCGGGTCGGACCGCTCATGCTGGCGGGGGCGTCGGCGGTCGCGGTGCGGCCGTACGCGCCCCAGCACCTGTGGGACCTGCTGACCCACGCGCCGCGCTCGCTGGCCGAGCACGCCCGGCTGGAGTTCGGGCCGGTCGCGCTCGACGCGACGGCGTACAGCGTGCGGGTGGACGGCGAGCGGATCGCCGACCTGCCGCTCAAGGAGTTCGAGCTGCTGCGCGCGCTGCTGCTGGCCGCGCCCGGCGTGGTCACCGACGACGAGCTGCGCGACGCGCTGTGGGGCACCGACGGCAAGCGGCCGGGGGGCAACACCATCGCCATGCACGTCACCCGGCTGCGCTCGCGGCTCGGGTCCGCGGTCGACGTACGACGGATCCGAGGGCGGGGCTACTGCCTCACAGCAGAATGA
- a CDS encoding O-antigen ligase family protein: protein MPNQTTTRAPSVRAADGTTGVVERRLVSVFLVLVAAALAAAATLGPIAAVLATFVAILVFLLAVLGRERVAILGMMAAYATAPMNRGLSPGGPSNPITPTDLLFGLAVMLLLPTLLGRKLRLPLTYVVGITLILVTGTVATAAAAAPLMSALQFAQWLVVILGLLVLFAAWAPSWRMVDLLLWSYVAGQMVSILYAPVGGAVGNRYQGLSHHPNEFGGAGVMAFAALMYLWRRNDAVWYRVLVALAASACGVSVLISGSRAATAVMAGLILLIPIIERSAVKGFVLAILGALFVFSLPLIIGESGEGSAISRLAGSADALGADRARSEAQDFGIQMFFEHPLIGNGFADALYVHNVLLGVATSVGIFGLIGYLLVLFTLARPVLGNHPNRRLCYVVAAFVAITPTFPGLEDRTLWAPMAPAILLAIQSRLPARGEGADADTDEDTDEDTDEHVVETAVERADRRG, encoded by the coding sequence GTGCCGAACCAGACCACCACGCGCGCGCCGAGCGTGAGAGCGGCCGACGGCACGACCGGCGTGGTCGAGCGCCGGCTCGTCAGCGTGTTCCTGGTGCTGGTGGCGGCGGCGCTCGCGGCGGCGGCCACCCTCGGTCCGATCGCCGCGGTCCTGGCGACCTTCGTCGCCATCCTCGTGTTCCTGTTGGCGGTGCTCGGCCGCGAGCGGGTCGCGATCCTGGGCATGATGGCGGCGTACGCGACGGCGCCGATGAACCGGGGCCTCTCGCCGGGTGGGCCCTCCAACCCGATCACGCCGACCGACCTGCTCTTCGGGCTCGCGGTGATGCTGCTGCTCCCGACCCTGCTCGGACGCAAGCTGCGCCTGCCGCTGACGTACGTCGTCGGCATCACCTTGATCCTGGTCACCGGGACGGTGGCGACGGCCGCCGCCGCGGCCCCGCTGATGAGTGCCCTCCAGTTCGCGCAGTGGCTGGTCGTGATCCTGGGCCTGCTCGTCCTGTTCGCGGCGTGGGCGCCCAGCTGGCGGATGGTGGACCTGCTCCTGTGGAGCTATGTCGCCGGCCAGATGGTGAGCATCCTGTACGCGCCGGTCGGGGGCGCGGTCGGCAACCGCTACCAGGGGCTCTCCCACCATCCCAACGAGTTCGGCGGCGCGGGCGTGATGGCGTTCGCGGCGCTGATGTACCTGTGGCGCCGCAACGACGCGGTCTGGTACCGGGTCCTGGTCGCGCTCGCCGCCAGCGCGTGCGGCGTGTCGGTGCTGATCAGCGGCAGCCGGGCCGCGACCGCGGTGATGGCCGGGCTGATCCTGCTGATCCCGATCATCGAGCGCTCGGCGGTCAAGGGCTTCGTCCTGGCCATCCTCGGTGCGCTCTTCGTCTTCTCGCTGCCGCTCATCATCGGCGAGTCGGGCGAGGGCTCGGCGATCTCGCGGCTCGCCGGCTCGGCCGATGCGCTGGGTGCCGACCGGGCGCGGAGCGAGGCGCAGGACTTCGGCATCCAGATGTTCTTCGAGCACCCGCTGATCGGCAACGGCTTCGCCGACGCCCTCTACGTCCACAACGTGCTCCTGGGGGTCGCGACCAGCGTCGGGATCTTCGGCCTGATCGGCTACCTGCTGGTGCTGTTCACGCTGGCCCGCCCGGTCCTCGGCAACCATCCCAACCGGCGCCTGTGCTACGTCGTGGCGGCCTTCGTGGCGATCACGCCGACCTTCCCGGGGCTGGAGGACCGCACCCTGTGGGCGCCGATGGCACCGGCGATCCTGCTCGCCATCCAGTCTCGGCTGCCGGCGCGCGGCGAGGGTGCGGACGCGGACACCGACGAAGACACCGACGAGGACACCGACGAGCACGTGGTCGAGACCGCGGTCGAGCGCGCGGACCGGCGCGGATAG